From Lolium perenne isolate Kyuss_39 chromosome 5, Kyuss_2.0, whole genome shotgun sequence, a single genomic window includes:
- the LOC127303044 gene encoding disease resistance protein Pik-2-like — protein MIQEPPQEINLPGSGINFCQINGFFHEYIMSQPKEDNMVFALGRDNQSQQYTGRHLTIRSNWDRSRLFEIIDFSRLRSLTVFGEWRSFFISKKMQMLRVLDLEDTTSDVSDEDVEQIVDIMSRLKFLSLRGCTTVSRLPTSLGNLKQLETLDVRHTSITMLPETITKLQKLQYIRAGSTVPSTESQSIQPGSYRLPKFRRHQFISAHLGVKVPRGVGKLTGLDTLGVVNVAASGGNAFLKEVENLIQLRKLAVSGINRQNIAVLVSAISVHRDWDSLSMRLDKDEKGALCCVNDISEPQEILLKSLKIHGDVDNFPAWMKLFLSSEKLDLEVTILTQEMIDTLARGHFKCLRLCVKPTEDGEHNFSIDHTSGFYFLRTLEIDCSSTFLLAFGERAPDRLEVLKVHSSSGTQISGLANLEGLQLVWLIGSCDNALKQDVERQLAQHPNEIKPVLRLENVSSPQLAEHPNEIEPVVNLEEVSSTQVAEHPNDI, from the coding sequence ATGATCCAGGAGCCACCACAGGAAATCAATTTGCCAGGCTCGGGCATAAATTTCTGTCAAATAAATGGGTTCTTTCATGAGTATATTATGTCACAGCCAAAGGAAGATAATATGGTGTTTGCACTTGGGAGGGATAATCAAAGCCAGCAGTACACAGGGCGACACCTTACCATCAGGAGCAACTGGGACAGATCACGATTGTTTGAGATTATTGACTTCTCACGGCTACGATCTTTGACAGTGTTTGGAGAGTGGAGGTCATTCTTCATCTCTAAGAAGATGCAGATGCTTCGGGTGCTTGATCTGGAAGACACCACCTCAGATGTATCAGATGAAGATGTTGAGCAAATAGTGGATATAATGTCACGCCTCAAGTTCCTCTCCCTGCGAGGATGCACTACTGTATCCCGTTTGCCCACTTCATTGGGCAATCTGAAGCAGTTGGAGACTCTAGATGTGAGACATACCTCTATAACCATGCTGCCAGAGACCATCACCAAGCTGCAAAAGCTCCAGTATATCCGTGCTGGCTCCACAGTTCCATCAACAGAGTCACAGTCAATACAGCCAGGATcctacaggttacccaagtttcgCCGACACCAGTTTATCAGCGCTCATCTTGGTGTTAAGGTGCCCAGAGGGGTAGGGAAACTGACGGGTTTGGATACTCTGGGTGTTGTCAATGTTGCTGCCTCTGGGGGGAATGCCTTCCTGAAAGAGGTCGAGAATCTTATCCAATTGCGCAAGCTTGCAGTGTCCGGCATCAACCGTCAGAACATCGCGGTTTTAGTTTCTGCCATCTCGGTTCACAGAGATTGGGACTCTTTGTCAATGCGTCTTGATAAGGATGAGAAAGGTGCCTTGTGTTGTGTGAATGATATCTCCGAGCCTCAGGAGATTCTCTTGAAGAGCCTTAAGATTCACGGGGATGTAGACAATTTTCCAGCCTGGATGAAGCTGTTTCTTTCTTCGGAAAAGTTGGATCTTGAAGTGACCATATTAACGCAGGAGATGATTGATACACTTGCACGTGGGCATTTCAAATGCCTACGACTTTGTGTCAAGCCAACTGAAGATGGTGAGCACAATTTTTCTATCGATCATACTTCGGGATTTTACTTCCTCCGGACCCTCGAGATTGATTGCAGCTCCACATTCCTACTAGCTTTTGGGGAACGTGCACCGGATAGGCTTGAGGTGCTGAAAGTTCACAGCTCTAGTGGGACGCAGATTTCTGGGCTAGCGAACCTAGAGGGACTCCAGCTAGTCTGGCTTATAGGTTCTTGTGACAACGCACTCAAGCAAGACGTGGAGCGCCAACTTGCACAGCATCCAAATGAGATCAAACCTGTCTTGAGGCTGGAGAATGTATCTTCTCCCCAACTTGCAGAGCATCCAAATGAGATCGAACCTGTCGTGAATCTGGAGGAAGTATCTTCTACCCAAGTTGCAGAGCATCCAAATGACATCTAA